A single genomic interval of Cellvibrio sp. PSBB023 harbors:
- a CDS encoding DUF4124 domain-containing protein, whose amino-acid sequence MKRLIASALCGGLILATPLHAEINKCKGADGKLHYTDKPCPSATKLESSELSAEDKRKIEREKQDQQQRAEWEASKKELDDYRATQRAERFTHLKTLLDSGKITQLEFITIQQKGIFIGMSELALQESWGKPSSINKSGVGSDQWVYNIGSTAKANYAYVENGKVTNWQTTE is encoded by the coding sequence GTGAAGAGATTAATTGCAAGTGCGTTGTGTGGCGGATTGATATTGGCTACGCCGCTTCATGCGGAGATCAATAAGTGCAAAGGAGCAGATGGGAAGCTTCACTACACGGATAAGCCATGCCCCAGTGCAACGAAATTAGAATCCTCCGAGTTATCCGCTGAGGACAAGCGAAAAATAGAGCGAGAGAAACAAGATCAACAACAGCGCGCTGAGTGGGAGGCATCCAAAAAAGAACTGGATGATTACCGTGCCACCCAAAGAGCAGAGCGATTTACACATCTGAAAACATTGTTGGATAGCGGGAAAATAACCCAGTTGGAATTCATCACTATTCAACAAAAAGGCATATTTATTGGAATGAGTGAATTGGCTTTGCAGGAAAGCTGGGGTAAGCCATCTTCCATAAACAAAAGCGGAGTCGGCAGTGATCAGTGGGTTTACAACATAGGTAGTACAGCAAAGGCGAACTACGCCTATGTTGAAAACGGCAAAGTTACCAATTGGCAAACGACAGAATAA
- a CDS encoding putative holin — protein sequence MEKIWLLIVIVAAFALLAWVALLMFPGKSMAEAVWPRLFSWILLSALLFAGLYFVSPQQAAVAYYKFALVIAAAIAGYWIDRALFPYARPDGYLADFWQKGSDEPVGQVDFVVVRDYKRVFAAAMLRRAIIVGATILGVTLGL from the coding sequence ATGGAAAAAATCTGGTTATTAATTGTGATAGTGGCCGCATTCGCGCTGTTAGCGTGGGTTGCGTTGCTGATGTTTCCTGGTAAATCCATGGCGGAGGCTGTATGGCCGCGCTTGTTCAGTTGGATTTTATTGAGTGCGTTGCTGTTTGCCGGTTTGTATTTCGTATCGCCGCAACAGGCTGCTGTGGCGTATTACAAATTTGCGTTAGTGATCGCAGCAGCAATTGCAGGTTATTGGATTGATCGGGCGCTGTTTCCCTATGCACGGCCAGACGGATACCTCGCTGACTTTTGGCAAAAAGGCAGTGACGAACCGGTGGGCCAAGTGGATTTTGTGGTCGTGCGTGATTACAAGCGCGTGTTTGCCGCTGCCATGTTGCGCCGCGCGATCATCGTTGGCGCCACTATTCTCGGCGTGACCTTGGGGCTTTAA
- a CDS encoding transglycosylase SLT domain-containing protein, producing the protein MKLIPTNNGRFSSNYLIVALMLSLAFLVAICVPAAADVIPNAAKQHRAVLVRSAHAVWGLDAPIATFAAQVHQESRWRIDARSPVGAEGLAQFMPTTTEWIASAYPRTLASPQPYNPGWAMRALVQYDRWIFERLPATAQCERWAMVLSAYNGGLGWVQRDRKLASEKGSDQLIWFNSVERFNAGRSAANFRENRHYPRVILSRWEPLYVGAGWGNGVCMEFKF; encoded by the coding sequence ATGAAATTAATCCCCACTAACAATGGCCGTTTCAGCAGTAACTATTTGATTGTCGCACTGATGCTGTCGCTCGCTTTTTTAGTTGCCATCTGTGTTCCAGCCGCAGCAGATGTAATTCCCAATGCTGCAAAACAACACCGCGCTGTGCTTGTTCGTAGCGCACATGCAGTGTGGGGATTGGATGCACCCATCGCTACATTTGCAGCGCAGGTGCACCAAGAGAGCCGCTGGCGAATTGATGCGCGCTCGCCTGTTGGTGCTGAGGGTCTTGCGCAATTTATGCCTACTACCACCGAGTGGATCGCCTCTGCATACCCTCGTACTCTCGCATCACCACAACCTTACAACCCCGGCTGGGCCATGCGCGCCCTTGTGCAGTATGACCGTTGGATATTCGAGCGCCTGCCAGCCACCGCCCAATGCGAACGCTGGGCGATGGTTCTGAGCGCCTACAACGGTGGTCTCGGTTGGGTTCAGCGTGATCGCAAATTGGCATCGGAAAAAGGCTCCGATCAGCTGATTTGGTTTAACTCTGTCGAGCGGTTCAACGCGGGCCGCTCTGCCGCCAATTTCCGCGAGAACCGACATTACCCCCGAGTGATTCTGTCGCGCTGGGAACCGCTCTACGTGGGCGCCGGTTGGGGTAATGGGGTTTGCATGGAGTTTAAATTCTGA
- a CDS encoding phage protein Gp27 family protein, whose product MGRKSGIDKLPENIRSHIERRLRENELTLDELIDDLRLAFPEETLPSRSALGRKRMAFDEMAKSMREIDAASRALVAEMGESFDDRSGALLAQAVTTLATNVAFQRLQDEPEELDVGDVLKLARTARAAQEARNLSLKERMQIEKLAREKLLAEQSDNLEKEAKQQGMTEDQVQFWRERVLGIK is encoded by the coding sequence ATGGGTCGAAAATCAGGAATCGACAAGCTGCCGGAAAATATCCGCAGCCACATTGAACGGCGGTTGCGTGAAAACGAATTGACGTTGGACGAACTCATCGACGACTTACGTTTGGCATTCCCTGAAGAGACATTGCCAAGCCGCAGTGCATTAGGCCGCAAGCGTATGGCGTTCGATGAAATGGCCAAAAGCATGCGCGAGATCGATGCCGCCAGCCGTGCATTGGTTGCAGAGATGGGTGAAAGCTTTGATGACCGCAGCGGTGCATTGCTCGCCCAAGCCGTTACCACCCTCGCTACTAATGTGGCATTTCAGCGCTTGCAAGATGAACCAGAAGAACTGGATGTTGGCGATGTATTGAAACTCGCCCGCACTGCTCGTGCCGCACAAGAGGCGCGAAACCTCAGCCTTAAAGAGCGGATGCAAATTGAGAAATTAGCCCGTGAAAAATTACTGGCTGAACAATCCGATAACTTGGAAAAAGAAGCCAAGCAACAAGGCATGACTGAAGATCAGGTGCAATTCTGGCGTGAACGTGTGCTGGGGATTAAATAA
- a CDS encoding DUF935 domain-containing protein, which yields MNYEQTKAGILVPKNSSRPEMREVATTRDGRDITRGYVDPFMLQQSTDSVLQLRGGGDYKIYKEVLRDDQVASCFGQRRLAVVEKEVQVDASGTGRADKKAADFMREQLTSLPFDRITDKMLYGVFYGYAASEIMWARDGANIVIDTIKVRDRVRFGFDGFGNLRLKTFAQPDGELLPDRKFWSFSTGADHDDEPYGLGLAHWLYWPVFFKRAGIQYWMIFLERFGQPTTVGKHPTNATDAEKRKLLDALEAIATDTGITVPQGMEISFLEAARSGVADYVKLCEYMDAAIAKITLGQTASTQGTPGKLGNDKLQGDVREDLISADADLVCESFNQTVVRWLTEYNFPGAKPPRVYRVTDSEDDQNTKAERDSKIHSMGFKPTLKHIQDEYGGDWVEQNNTVPPGTGDQPQPSKTTDEPATDQLVDTTGLDSVQQAALNGAQIKSLSDVIALVQQGQLDRERAYALIEVGFPAISKTQIERLLGDAVKKAVQVPGKAEFADPDTSRATTLTDQLDDTLQSVTDVWINRIRDLVMNAESLEAIRDGLAELLPNMSIEEYSSVMTEALRLAELNGRSEIMDEVARGN from the coding sequence GTGAACTACGAACAAACAAAAGCAGGCATCCTGGTACCCAAAAATTCATCACGCCCGGAGATGCGCGAAGTAGCAACCACTCGCGATGGCCGCGATATTACACGCGGTTACGTTGACCCGTTCATGCTGCAGCAATCAACCGACTCAGTGTTGCAATTGCGCGGCGGTGGTGATTACAAAATTTACAAAGAGGTATTGCGTGATGACCAGGTGGCGAGTTGCTTTGGCCAGCGCCGCTTGGCTGTGGTGGAAAAAGAAGTTCAGGTAGATGCCAGTGGCACTGGTCGTGCTGACAAGAAGGCCGCTGACTTTATGCGTGAACAATTAACATCGCTGCCATTTGATCGTATTACCGACAAGATGCTGTATGGCGTTTTCTACGGGTATGCTGCATCAGAAATTATGTGGGCGCGTGATGGTGCCAATATTGTTATTGACACTATTAAGGTTCGTGATCGGGTACGGTTTGGATTTGATGGCTTTGGTAACTTGCGCTTAAAAACGTTTGCCCAGCCCGATGGTGAGCTGCTGCCTGATCGCAAGTTCTGGAGCTTCAGCACCGGTGCTGATCACGACGATGAACCCTACGGTTTAGGTCTGGCGCATTGGCTGTACTGGCCGGTGTTTTTCAAACGCGCTGGTATTCAATACTGGATGATTTTCCTTGAGCGATTCGGCCAGCCAACAACTGTGGGTAAGCACCCGACCAATGCAACAGATGCGGAGAAGCGCAAGCTGTTGGATGCGTTGGAGGCAATCGCCACCGACACCGGCATCACTGTTCCCCAGGGAATGGAAATTTCATTTCTGGAAGCGGCGCGCAGCGGCGTAGCGGATTATGTGAAGCTTTGCGAATACATGGATGCTGCCATTGCAAAAATCACCTTGGGCCAAACCGCGAGCACACAAGGCACGCCGGGCAAATTAGGCAATGACAAGCTGCAAGGCGATGTGCGGGAAGATTTGATTAGCGCTGATGCTGACTTGGTCTGTGAAAGTTTCAATCAGACCGTTGTGAGATGGTTGACCGAGTACAACTTCCCCGGTGCAAAGCCGCCTCGCGTTTATCGTGTGACTGATTCAGAAGATGATCAAAATACAAAAGCCGAGCGCGATAGCAAAATCCACTCAATGGGCTTTAAGCCAACACTTAAACATATTCAAGATGAGTATGGTGGTGATTGGGTTGAGCAAAACAACACAGTGCCACCAGGCACTGGCGACCAACCTCAGCCCAGTAAAACAACCGATGAGCCTGCAACAGATCAACTCGTTGATACAACAGGTTTGGATTCTGTACAGCAAGCAGCTTTGAATGGTGCACAAATCAAATCGCTCTCTGATGTGATTGCATTGGTGCAACAGGGGCAGCTGGATCGTGAGCGCGCTTACGCATTGATTGAAGTTGGTTTCCCTGCAATTTCAAAAACGCAGATCGAACGGTTGTTGGGTGATGCTGTAAAAAAAGCAGTACAAGTGCCAGGCAAAGCGGAATTTGCGGATCCTGATACAAGCCGTGCTACCACACTCACTGATCAGCTGGATGACACGCTGCAATCTGTTACTGATGTGTGGATTAACCGCATTCGTGACCTGGTGATGAATGCAGAGAGTTTGGAGGCGATACGTGATGGCCTTGCTGAACTGCTGCCCAACATGAGCATTGAGGAGTACTCAAGTGTCATGACTGAAGCACTGCGCCTGGCAGAATTAAATGGGCGCAGTGAAATTATGGATGAGGTGGCACGTGGAAATTAA
- a CDS encoding PBECR2 nuclease fold domain-containing protein produces the protein MEIKAFSLPFAEQIEFFRRKLNLPTQSWTDIYREQNDWAFVVAGANRNAIVSDFRTAIENVIAEGGTLEDFRKDFDRIVTTHGWSYNGGRNWRSRVIYETNLNSSYMAGRYQQMLAVSERRPFWRYVHSGSENPRHDHLSWNNLVLRFDNPWWQTHYPPCGWGCDCGVQALNERDMKSMGLQLGEAPPMEWETREIGKRSPNGPTTVRVPKGVDPGFEHVPGQSRLESAVPKQRTAPPLPGTSENIVPNTRARDVLPRPRPLPNINVNSTDTFLKEFGATLEQPAIFKDAGGERIVVGNEMFAAAQRVDPQQLQLLSQALKLPDEIWTFIEWHEQSKSSSVRRRYLARLMLPGNAQPVSVVVELGSDGWTAITSLTDANLAIDDLRVGVRLFARGD, from the coding sequence GTGGAAATTAAAGCGTTCAGTTTGCCCTTCGCTGAGCAGATTGAATTCTTCCGCCGCAAGCTGAATCTGCCCACGCAAAGCTGGACTGATATTTACCGTGAGCAAAACGACTGGGCATTTGTTGTGGCCGGTGCAAACCGCAATGCCATCGTTTCTGACTTTCGCACGGCAATTGAAAACGTGATTGCGGAAGGTGGAACGCTGGAGGACTTCCGTAAGGATTTTGACCGCATCGTTACTACCCATGGCTGGAGTTACAACGGTGGCCGTAATTGGCGTAGCCGTGTGATTTATGAAACGAATTTAAACAGCAGCTATATGGCTGGCCGTTACCAGCAAATGCTAGCCGTGAGTGAGCGCCGTCCATTCTGGCGTTATGTGCACAGCGGTAGCGAAAACCCACGGCATGATCACTTAAGCTGGAATAATCTGGTATTACGTTTTGATAACCCGTGGTGGCAGACACATTACCCCCCGTGTGGCTGGGGTTGCGACTGCGGCGTGCAAGCGCTGAATGAACGCGATATGAAAAGCATGGGGTTGCAGTTGGGTGAAGCGCCGCCGATGGAATGGGAGACGCGCGAGATTGGAAAGCGCAGCCCTAACGGCCCAACAACGGTACGTGTCCCAAAAGGGGTCGATCCCGGCTTTGAGCATGTGCCAGGGCAATCACGTTTGGAAAGTGCAGTGCCGAAGCAACGCACAGCGCCGCCGTTGCCTGGCACAAGCGAGAACATTGTGCCAAATACACGCGCACGCGATGTGCTACCGCGTCCACGCCCATTGCCCAATATCAATGTGAATAGCACAGACACATTTTTGAAAGAGTTCGGCGCAACGCTGGAACAACCTGCAATATTTAAAGATGCAGGTGGTGAGCGGATTGTTGTGGGTAATGAGATGTTTGCTGCTGCGCAACGTGTGGATCCACAACAGTTGCAGCTGCTATCGCAAGCATTGAAATTGCCCGATGAGATTTGGACCTTCATTGAGTGGCATGAGCAATCAAAGAGTTCATCTGTGCGCCGCCGTTATTTAGCGCGGTTGATGTTGCCAGGCAATGCCCAACCCGTCTCTGTTGTAGTTGAATTGGGTAGCGATGGTTGGACGGCAATCACATCACTGACTGATGCTAATTTAGCGATTGACGATTTGCGGGTTGGCGTACGTTTATTTGCGCGGGGTGACTAA
- a CDS encoding phage virion morphogenesis protein: MAGASFEYDDAAAQERLNQLQEKLGDLTPALQDIGEYLMNSHQQRFKDQVAPDGTPWAPLSPSYQRNKARNKNRILVLNGYLEKSFRYQVGNNELNFGTNVPYAAHHHFGTKPYTIKPKTKKALAFGGAVVKKVNHPGLKARPLIGVSEADTEEILRLLDEHLEL; this comes from the coding sequence ATGGCCGGTGCCAGTTTTGAGTACGATGATGCAGCTGCCCAGGAACGATTAAACCAGCTGCAGGAAAAGCTGGGGGATTTAACTCCGGCTCTACAGGACATTGGCGAATACTTGATGAACTCGCACCAACAGCGATTTAAAGATCAAGTAGCACCAGACGGTACTCCTTGGGCGCCGCTCAGCCCAAGCTATCAACGCAACAAAGCAAGGAACAAAAACCGGATATTGGTTCTGAATGGATACTTGGAGAAAAGCTTTCGCTACCAGGTTGGTAATAACGAATTAAATTTTGGAACCAATGTGCCCTATGCTGCACACCATCATTTCGGTACCAAGCCCTACACTATAAAACCGAAAACCAAAAAGGCGTTGGCATTCGGTGGTGCGGTAGTTAAGAAAGTGAATCACCCTGGATTAAAAGCGCGGCCACTGATCGGTGTGAGCGAAGCGGATACAGAAGAAATTTTGCGGCTTCTGGATGAACATTTGGAGCTTTAA
- a CDS encoding capsid cement protein, whose product MSTQKLPVLSVTRKATAALTKYQYITASGAVAAAGAAGIGLVVTDADSGDDITVDVLGTSTAMAGAAVANGARLQVGTGGKLITATTGVPVAQALEAGTTDQPFEVLLLPGLSAPA is encoded by the coding sequence ATGAGCACGCAAAAACTTCCTGTGCTGTCAGTCACTCGCAAGGCGACTGCTGCGCTTACCAAGTATCAGTACATCACAGCCTCTGGTGCTGTTGCCGCAGCTGGTGCTGCTGGTATCGGTTTGGTGGTTACCGATGCAGACAGTGGTGATGACATTACTGTCGATGTTCTTGGAACAAGTACCGCAATGGCAGGCGCTGCTGTAGCTAATGGTGCGCGTTTGCAGGTTGGTACCGGAGGCAAATTAATTACAGCAACCACCGGCGTTCCAGTAGCACAAGCATTAGAAGCAGGCACGACCGATCAACCATTTGAAGTGTTGCTGTTGCCAGGCCTTTCCGCTCCGGCTTAA
- a CDS encoding Rho termination factor N-terminal domain-containing protein, whose product MNRTKMYVALCAVVIGKKIIAAGKPIPSDVSAAKINAWLGNNSIEEVDVPEPSAEAQAAAIAKAKAQAERDELERRATELGIYQPYALNDEGLIAAIAKAEAEAKANTVATNDSVAGTQTITGDGTGQSLPDASNTEQEAEGIAGEKTAIIKRAVLPEERSVELGALSAAALKKVAGELKVAGAAQMKKEQLVEAIMAIEFAPKE is encoded by the coding sequence ATGAATCGCACGAAAATGTACGTTGCGCTCTGCGCAGTCGTAATTGGCAAGAAAATTATCGCTGCCGGTAAACCAATTCCCTCCGATGTTAGCGCAGCAAAAATTAACGCATGGCTTGGTAATAATTCCATCGAAGAAGTTGATGTTCCCGAGCCAAGCGCTGAAGCACAAGCGGCTGCAATTGCTAAAGCAAAAGCGCAGGCTGAGCGCGATGAATTAGAGCGTCGTGCAACCGAACTTGGTATTTATCAACCATATGCACTTAACGATGAAGGGTTGATTGCTGCCATCGCAAAAGCGGAAGCAGAGGCCAAGGCCAATACAGTTGCAACAAATGATTCGGTGGCTGGCACCCAAACCATCACGGGTGATGGAACTGGCCAAAGCCTGCCTGATGCTTCTAATACCGAACAGGAAGCGGAAGGTATCGCTGGCGAAAAAACAGCAATCATCAAACGCGCTGTTTTACCAGAAGAGCGCTCTGTTGAACTCGGTGCGTTAAGTGCAGCTGCACTGAAAAAAGTTGCTGGTGAATTGAAAGTTGCTGGCGCTGCTCAAATGAAAAAAGAGCAGCTCGTAGAAGCGATTATGGCAATTGAGTTTGCACCAAAAGAATAA
- a CDS encoding tape measure protein, producing the protein MAVKDSVLNFIIKAKNMAGDVVSKFRDDVKALDTTSADASKSVDALGAAAESLAKDVSSASTGTESLNTTLNDVSENASDAAQSLDDADSSMSEIASTAKSVDAASAAASKSVNDLGDAAQELANNTGSASAGAESLVKAINDVDNGDAAQSLYELSDFLEKLAEHAASASTGTSKLNSELDGVSENASDAASALKSADSSIDSITTAANQSATAADKAGTAATKLAQRYDAAGKPIETTRQEIKATNDELKDTESSTAKAGTSIGSFTKRLLALAAAAVGIHTITNAFKSMFETGDKFERLSLQMEQTMGSLAAGEQATEWVKDFAKNTPLQLQEVTDTFLRLKNFGLDPQAGAMQAIVDQSAKLGKGYEAVEGISLALGQAWAKQKLQGEEILQLIERGVPVWDLLATTTGKTTAEIQKMSEAGLLGRDAIKAMIDEMGRQSAGAAAQNMSLLSGYISTLKDEWQLFLNEIAKSGALDYAKEQLRQLIQYIQELKANGELQQWAQRISDGFIALAEATKAVVIGIKDNIGALALLAKAYATVKLIEFAGDAKNLASALGVLASRKKGVTDQATLLATAMRAIPWIFVADGAAKAIAAYNELREAKAKLAASQAIENKAQAEAADRIAEFNAQTGLAVKSLDEIIAAQDAGTVAIDEYTGKWRLATDQITEAEKAERAQVAAMKDAQQERQSYLAQVDTLLNKFSQVKTAGGDVSEAIAAIATEAQRGGQGGIQALATAIQNIAFEGRPPKSNCKTAWLRF; encoded by the coding sequence ATGGCCGTTAAAGACTCTGTTTTAAATTTCATCATCAAAGCCAAGAACATGGCTGGTGATGTTGTTTCCAAATTTCGTGATGACGTAAAAGCATTGGATACCACCAGTGCCGATGCCAGTAAGTCTGTTGACGCACTGGGCGCAGCAGCAGAGAGCTTGGCCAAAGACGTCAGTAGTGCAAGCACCGGTACCGAATCACTTAATACCACGCTCAATGATGTCAGTGAAAATGCCAGCGATGCAGCGCAATCGCTGGATGATGCTGATAGCTCAATGAGTGAAATTGCCAGCACGGCAAAAAGCGTTGACGCTGCAAGTGCTGCCGCCAGCAAATCAGTAAATGATTTGGGTGATGCCGCACAAGAATTAGCTAACAACACCGGTAGCGCGAGCGCGGGTGCCGAGTCACTCGTGAAGGCGATTAACGATGTTGATAACGGCGATGCAGCTCAATCGCTATATGAACTGAGCGATTTCCTAGAAAAATTGGCCGAACACGCCGCCAGCGCTAGCACCGGTACAAGCAAACTGAATTCGGAACTAGATGGCGTTAGTGAGAATGCTAGCGATGCCGCCAGCGCTTTAAAAAGTGCCGACTCTTCAATTGATAGCATCACTACTGCCGCAAACCAAAGTGCCACCGCAGCGGATAAAGCTGGTACCGCTGCCACCAAATTGGCGCAGCGATATGACGCCGCAGGTAAGCCGATTGAAACTACCCGCCAGGAAATTAAAGCAACCAACGATGAGTTAAAAGATACCGAAAGCAGTACTGCAAAAGCGGGCACATCCATTGGTTCGTTCACCAAGCGTTTACTCGCATTGGCTGCTGCGGCTGTGGGCATCCACACGATTACCAATGCGTTTAAATCCATGTTTGAAACAGGCGATAAATTTGAGCGCCTGTCACTGCAAATGGAACAAACCATGGGGTCGCTCGCTGCGGGTGAGCAGGCTACCGAATGGGTAAAAGATTTTGCGAAAAATACGCCGCTGCAATTACAAGAAGTTACCGATACTTTTTTGCGGTTGAAAAACTTTGGGCTGGATCCTCAAGCGGGCGCGATGCAGGCCATCGTGGATCAATCCGCAAAACTAGGTAAAGGCTATGAAGCTGTAGAAGGTATTTCCCTGGCGCTCGGCCAGGCCTGGGCAAAGCAGAAATTACAAGGCGAAGAGATTCTGCAACTGATTGAGCGCGGTGTTCCCGTGTGGGATCTGCTGGCCACCACCACCGGCAAAACCACTGCCGAAATACAGAAAATGTCGGAAGCAGGGTTGCTGGGGCGCGATGCAATCAAAGCCATGATTGATGAAATGGGCAGGCAAAGCGCCGGTGCTGCAGCGCAAAACATGAGCCTGCTGTCTGGCTACATCTCAACCCTTAAAGATGAGTGGCAGCTGTTCTTAAATGAGATAGCCAAATCTGGTGCATTGGATTATGCAAAGGAGCAGTTGCGTCAATTAATTCAATACATCCAAGAGCTGAAGGCGAATGGCGAATTGCAGCAATGGGCGCAGCGTATTAGTGATGGTTTTATTGCTCTTGCAGAAGCCACTAAAGCGGTAGTGATTGGCATTAAAGATAATATTGGCGCCCTTGCTCTACTTGCAAAAGCGTATGCCACGGTGAAACTCATTGAATTTGCTGGTGATGCGAAAAACCTCGCTAGTGCCTTGGGTGTTTTGGCGAGCAGAAAAAAAGGGGTAACAGACCAGGCAACGCTGCTTGCTACTGCGATGCGCGCAATTCCATGGATATTCGTCGCTGATGGTGCGGCAAAGGCGATTGCAGCCTACAACGAGTTACGTGAGGCCAAAGCAAAACTGGCTGCCTCTCAAGCGATTGAAAATAAAGCCCAGGCTGAAGCCGCTGATCGCATCGCCGAGTTCAATGCACAAACCGGCCTTGCAGTTAAATCTCTTGATGAAATTATTGCGGCGCAAGACGCGGGTACTGTTGCCATTGATGAATACACTGGGAAGTGGCGTTTGGCTACAGACCAAATTACAGAGGCCGAGAAAGCAGAGCGCGCTCAAGTTGCTGCAATGAAAGATGCGCAGCAAGAGCGGCAAAGTTATCTCGCTCAAGTCGATACGCTGCTAAACAAATTCTCACAAGTCAAAACCGCCGGTGGTGATGTCAGTGAAGCGATAGCCGCTATTGCGACAGAGGCGCAGCGGGGTGGACAAGGTGGCATTCAAGCGCTGGCAACTGCGATACAAAACATCGCTTTTGAGGGCAGGCCACCAAAGAGCAACTGCAAAACGGCTTGGCTGCGTTTCTGA